Genomic segment of Dromiciops gliroides isolate mDroGli1 chromosome 3, mDroGli1.pri, whole genome shotgun sequence:
aactatggagcctggatgcagattgaagcagatgagtttcattttttttttctttctcgtagtttttcccttttgttctgatcttcttccacaacatgactcaTGTGGACATTTATTtcacatgattgtacatgtataacctatatcagattgcttgcttgtCTTGGAGGGAGGGGGcgaagaaaaatgtggaactcaaaattttataaaaatgaatgttgaaaaatatcattacatgtaattaggaaaaaaatgccattaagtagaaaaaaaagagaacccttcccccccacccccaagctgtGTTAGAAAAGGTGACAACTTCCTGGTTAGCTCCCAAAGCTCTCCCCCTCCTTCATACCATAGACCAAAGGACACAAGGAAATATCCACACTTGCCTAGACCTTGGATTTTATGAGGAGTAACTAGGTCCATAAACTGCTCTGCCCCCTTCATCTGGCTGCCTGGAAAGCAGAGCCAATCTACCTTTCTGGCTTACATGGCCGAGCAGAGCCTGGGGGGAGGTGTCAGGGCACCCTGGTGCTGCTGTCCTCAGCTACCCCCCCACTCTCTGCCCACTCACTGTCTACCCCCCACTCTCCCCCCACTCTCTCCCCCCAACTCTCTCCCCTCTCACTGTCCCCCCCACTCTCCCCACCTACTCTCTCTGCCcactcactctcttttcttttctttctttcttgttttttttgcagagcaatgggggttaatgacttgcccagggtaacacagctagtaagtgtcaagtgtctgaggccagatttgaactgactccagggccggttctctatccactgcgccacctggctgccccctggctctcctcttctctctggggCTCTTCTTCACTCTTGTCCCCATCTAGAACAGACAGTATTTACTGGACTAAGGAGAGGAGTAAAAACCCCAAATTCCTTCCACAACCAAGGCGCGTCTAGGCTATTCTTTTTCCATCTAGAGGAGGCAGGACATTCCTCTCCAGAGTGTGGAGTATTGCCAAGCCTTACAGTCATAGACCTGGCACCCTTAATGCTACAGCCCAGCACCAAATATACGCCAGGACATAACAGAGGGAGGGTGGTTCACCCCACACCCCAGGAACCCAACTAAGGCCGCCACGCCCAGCAGTAGCCACAATACCCGCTATAGGCGTCTTTCGTGATGACAGGCCTAAAAGCCTGTTACAACCAAGCAATAACAGTCACAGGTGGCTAGAGACCAAAGTTAGTAAGGCGTGACCATGACCAAGCAAACGAGCCGTTACAGTGCCTGGCTCCTAATAGACGGGAATCCACTGCATCTGTGCAAGGACAAACAGATGCCTATTCCATGGGATGGTATGTTGGGGTTAGTAGCTGGTGTACACCTCCCTCCAGCTTCACCTGGACATTGGCCACTAGTCTGCTCACCTACCTGTGACCTGCCAGCTCTAGCCTGGGCAGATTCCAATCCTTACCTCAAGAACTCAAGGCTTGTCTGCCATCTTGGGGGCCACTTTATCAACAGGAGAGCGGCCAGTCTCTTCACGATGCAGTACGGGGAGATCCCCATTAACCAGTGAATGCCAAGACTTGGGAGCAGTGTTACCTGGGGGTAGGTCTTGACCATGAACAGGAGTGCTGGTCGGATCACCATTTGTTTCTTCCAGCATTCTTCTGGCGATGAGCTTCTCATGACCTCTCTCTGGACTCAGAGACAATGGTCAGGAATATTGGCAGAGCACAAGTCAGTGGTCTGGCATGCCCAAACGGCAGGCAGGGCATGAAGCTGGTGGTGTCCTTGGTAGAACCCGTGGCCACATGCTGACTCCCCTGCCATCTCTGTTCTGGCCGCTGGCTGTGGGCACCCGGAGGATGGCGGTGTTGCCCTAGAGCCTCCGTGCTGGCAGAGCCAATATCTCTCTGACCACTCTCCCAATCTCCCAAGTGCCTCCTGGTACCGTGAGTGGGGTTGGTTGGCTGTGTAGCCCCATAGGCCACGACCCAGCTCCCACGTCTCCTGCTGGCTCCAAGAGCCCTCAAAGACGGACTCTGGGGTTTTCTGAGCCACCGCCCGTGACCTTCACCAGTCAGCCACAGACAACTGAGCCGAGGCAGGCTCAGTGAAGCGAGAGCCATGCCCTCCATGGCTGCCACAGCAAATCCTGGCAGTGTCTCTCCCTGCGCTGACAGTCCAGGCTCCGCCGTCCTGTGGTCTCCTGGCCAGCTGGGGTGGGTGAGCCAGAGCCACCTCTCGTCCCTGGTGAACGGCACCGGCCGGCCACTTTGGCGTTCCTAAATCTCAGTGGTGACCCTCTCCTGGGACTGGGCCAGCAAGCCTCTCAGCCGCTCAAGCTTCTGCTGGCAAAGGCCACTGGTCGCCTGGGACCCCAAGTTCTCCCAGCAGGTGCCTGTTTGCAGCACCGCGGGTCGGCACTGCTTAGGCGCCATGTGAGTGGCAGGCACCTGCTCACATCTGTTGGCCCAGTGGCCACAAAGGGAGTTGTTGGTCCCAGAAGCAGTTGGGGAAACCCTCCcgtgcccccttctcttctttgcctTCCATGGGCGACTCAGGGTCACCCCAGAGCCCAAAGCATGCCAGCTTTCCTGGCATCAGGAGAtgagcaaacactacaaattccAGTCCAAATGGGTGGAAGGGGGCGTGGGCTGCTAAGATCACCTGCTCTGCAGGGAAGGGTCCCTTCCACCCACATCAGAGCCTTCCGGAAGACAATTGAATCTCATCAGTTTCctcctagctaggtgaccctgggtaagtcactctactgttgcctgcctcagtctcctctgctgTAAATGGGGAGATGATACCCTCCTCTACCATGAAGCTTGAGCATCATACTTGTAAAGTGCATAGCAGCactacctggcatatagtaggtgcctaataaacgAAGACGTGAGTTCCACCAGACCAGGTTCTCATTAGGTGGCTTCTGTTCTGTGTTCCAGAGGCAGGGCCTGGGAGCTGACAGCCCTctcagagtggagggagggaggcccGGCCCAGGCAGTTGAAGTCTGGCCCTGGGGAGAAGCCTTCTTCCTAAGGGGAAGAGACACAGCCTGGGGAGCCCGGGATGCCAAGGGGAGCACATCGGCAGCAGCTCATAGCTGCTGAGCACTTCCCATGCATGTCCCTCCCCTGCCTGGTCCTCCCGGAGCCGACCCATCCCTGCTAGGCTCAGGGCCAGTAGCGCTCTCCTCTCCCCAGCATGTCCCCTTGTCTGGGGGCCTGGTGGGGCCTGTGAGATCCTTGGGGACAGGGGCCATCTGGCTTTTGGGTCTAAACACTTGGTGGGTGGAGCATCCCAGGGGAGAGAATGGGGATCCAGGAGGCATCCAAGGTGGTAAGAAAGTCCTGGGAGCGTCCAGAGCCTGAGCTGGCCTCCTCCCAGGCCCGGTAGGCCTGCCGAGGGCCCACTGGGGGCCTGCTGAAGGCCGACTGGTTCCCAGGGATGGAAGACCTTGGGGAAGGGAAACAAGAGGCCCCCAGCCCCCCATCTTCTATGAAAGGCCCCTTTGCTAGCTCAGCCTGGGCCCCCCCTGCCTCCACTTCCCCCTCTGATTTGCATGGATTGTTGTGGCTGGCCAGGCTggcctctgctgctgctgctgctgggggtgggaggggcccCAGCTCAGCCCCAGGAGGCTCAGGCAGCGCCAACTTGCTCTGCCTCCCAGACAACCATGAACCCCCACCTGCTGGTTCTGCTCTTGGCCAATGCTGCCGCGACCCTCCTAGCAAGTGAGTAACCCTCTCTTTGGGGTACCCCGAGGCACCTGGGGCTGGCTCCACTCGGCTCAGGGTTCCTCATAGCCCGTGTGGTCTGAACCCCTCATTTTGTTGAGAAAACAGTCTAGGAGAGGCAGAGGTAATGGAGGGAGGCTCCTAGCCTCCTCTGCTTCAGCCTCCTGCTAGAGGCCCTCACCGTGCCCCCTCCCCACTAGCATTTCTGGGGTCTGAGGGTGGGGGCAGAAGGGAAGAAGGACCCTGATGTCCCAGGCTTCCTGGCTGGGGCCTGGCTTGCATAAAGGCCCAGCGGGCAGCAGGCCAGGCTAGGAGGGAGAGTCACCAACACACTGCCTGGACACAGGCTCGGGAGCCAGACGGGTTTTGTGGCCTGGAGCCCTAGGCTGGATCTGAGATGATGGAGGGATCCGTGGGGATCCACGTAAACACTCACCTTTGAGCAACAGAAACCAGCCTCACAAAGCACTGATGGCGAGGCCTGCATGGCCACCAGCTCTCCTGAAAAAGAGCTGATGGTCTGAGTGGCCTGCACGCTCCTTGGGAGCTGCAAGAGAGGCAGCAGCCCTGAAGTTAGGTGGCCTTGTGTCCCGTTAGGAGGAGTGGGCGAGAGGGCACAGACTCATTGAGCTCTATGCCGGTCAGGCCCTTTTGGAGGATACCAGTGACTTCTGGACACCTCGGATTGTGGTAAATGAGATGGATGGTCAGGGAGGCAGCAGCATCCCAAGGCTGGCAAATGGTCTGCAGTCTGAGGCTGAGCGGGACTGGGGGAAGAAGTGGAAAGCTTAGCTTGGACAAGAGCACTCAGTGTATGATCACTGTGTAAACTAGAGAGGGATTATGGACCTGGAAGGTCCCAGCAGGAAGAATGGGTGGAAGATGGAAGGGGCCCTTTGAGCAGGACTGCAGAAAGAAGCAGCTAACAGTGAGAGCCTCCCAGAGTGGAATGGATTGGCTTGGAGAGGTAGTGAGCTCCTCGTCCCTGGCAGTATTCAAGCCACGTTGGAGGCCTGGTGCTGTTGATGTGAATGGTCATGTTCTGGGTGGACTCAGTGGCCACTGAGATCCCCAGCTGAGGGTCGGGTGGAGCAACCAGATAAGAAAGAAGATGGTGACGGGcagaagggggtgggagggacgCTGGGAATTCTCGGTTCCCACAAGCTCTGGGAGAACAGCGAATAGACCGACTTGGGGCAGAGCAGAGGCACTCAGGCTTCCCCACATCTGTGCTGCCGGCCCATCTGGCCTCCCCAGAGGGCAGACCCCAGAACCTCCCCAGGGCTCCTGgttgggaggcaggaaggaaggcgcTGAGGCCTGGGcgcagggggaggggggacgggAGACAGCAGCCTCTGGGGACAGGTGGGCCCCCCCCAGCCCATGTCTGTGGGGGGAGggttggagggaggagggggactgCCTCTAAGGGCGTCAGCTCTCCCCCAGTCCCCCAACCAGCTTCCCCGCCTCCAGCCCCAggagccccccccaccccgttctCCCCCCAGCCCTGAGAACCTCGTGTCCCCGCAGACCCCCACCCAGGGCCCACCCAGCCCGACGCCCTGCTGGTGTTCCCGGGGCAGACCGCCAGGCTGCTGTGTGCCCTCAAGCCGGAATTTGCCATCCGGGACCACGGGGTCTCCTGGTTCCAGCAGCACCCGGGTGGCGCCCCCCAGTTCCTGCTCCACTTTTACTCGAAGGAAGAGCAGGACCGGGCTCCCGGGCTCCCGCCGCGCTTCTCGGCCTCCAAGGACGAGGCCCAGAACGCCTGCCTCCTGACCATCTCCCCGGTGCAGCCAGAGGACGACGCGGACTACTTCTGCTCCGTGGCCTACGGCTTCTAGGAGGCTGCGGAGCCTCCCCGAGCCCTCCGTGCCGCCCGGCTCCGCGGGCCGCAGCCACTCGCCCCTTCCCGGCCTCCGCTGCCCAGAGGCGCCCCggcctcttccctcctcctttacaCCCCTGTTAGCCTTCTCTTCCGCCTTTGTGGCTAGGCCGCCCGGCTAGCAGAGCTTCCCCTCTTCCTGCTCTCTCTGGAACCCCAATAATCCAGCTTCTGACCTCCACCCCGTGCCCAAGCTGCCCTCTCCAAAGCGACCAGCTGCCTCCTTGGCCTCTGCAGCCTAGGACGCTGCCGACCACGCCCTCCCGCCCCGCCCCTCTCTGGCCGCTGGATCGTCCTCGGGCTCCTCCTCTGGGCCGCCTCCAGGCCACGCCTCCTATCTTTAGGTGTGCCTCAGGCTCCCTCAGTCCCTCTGCCCTGGCACGGATTGAGGGACCTTCTCTGGGCTGGTGACTCAGATCTGCCCCGACCTCCCCGCCCTGGACGGGTCTCAAACAGACCTCCccatctttcctcctcccccctttcctgtCACTGTTGGGCCTgagccgcccccacccccaccccccaggctcCTAACCTGGGGCTCATCCCAGACTTGCTGGGCCTGCAGATCCAGTAGCCCGAGGCCTTTGGAGCTCACCTGGGCAGCCTTCCCCTGAATCAccccttctctgcctcctttcaCTGGTCCCTCAGCCCTCTgacctggattattacaataactTTCCTGTCTCTAGTCTCCCCCCATCATCTTGCAGCCCATAGCTCCCTCCTGCCCTCCAAGCCTCCACGATGGGCCTGCCATCTCCCTTTCTTGCCTTGTTTCCACTCTCTGTCCCTTTGTCCCCTGCCTTGTCGGCCTCTCTAGCCTCCGGCTTTTGCTCCAGCCGTGAGCCCTGAGAGCCAAGAATCCCTCAGTCACTCTCAGGCCCTCCTTCTCTTGGGGTCCCCCATGTTTCTTCTGCCTTCTTTGAGGTCTCTGTGGACCCCCTGCTCGCTCCAGAGGGCAGGGGCTGCCCAGATAGACCCTGGTCCTGTCCCTGAGCCAACACCAAACACCCAAAAAGCCAGATGTGCCCAAGACCTGCATCCCCCTCCCACCCAGCAGCCCCTGAATAAAAGTTGACTCTACTGGAATCCCAGCACCCTCCTTGTGGGTGGGGTCTGGGACTTGGGGGGAGTCCAGGCCACTGGGCAGCttgtgtcctcatctgcaaagtgggcaCCATGTACcactgggggtgggaggaggggcatTCTgggccaccccaccccccaggccgAGGCTGGGCAGAGCTCAGGGAGGGCCCACCATTGCCCATCCCGGACCCGGTGGGGTCTGTTTGCTCAGTTGGCTTGGGAGTGGATTGGGGAGTTTGGAGTCTGGGAGACCCCCTGGGTTCAGGCCACACCAGCTGGGCTCCCTGGGCAGGGGGCTCCGACATCCACTAGAGAGCCATGGGCCAGTGAAATGGACAGAGAAAAGAACCGAGGGCACTCGCTTCCTGCCTGCTGGGCCCATGGGCACCCTTCCTGGCTGCCTGCCTGGCCCAGCCCATGTGGGTCAGGCTCATCATGCCCAGAGAAcaagaatgaagggtggtggccTGTGGGTAAGACATGGCTCCTGCATGGGTAGGGGCTCAGGGAACAGAAATAGGGGTGAGGGGGTACCTATAGGGGAGGCCTGGTGACTGGGGGGGACCAGAGAATAGAAATAGTGGggtgtgagggcagctaggtggcgaggtggatagaacaccagccctggagtcaggaggacttaagtttcaaatctggcctcagacacttgacatttattagctgtgtgagcctggacaagtcacttaaccccaataccaaaaaaaaccccaaaacacaaaaaacaacaaaacaagaaatggcGGGGTGGGGGCCCGCGGGGCAGAAGGCTGCACACATTGTGGCCCGCCAGGGTTTCAAGGCTCCCCGATCACGTGGCCGGAGCATACCCAGTGCCCCGCCCCCGGCTCTCCGCGACACATCGCGTCAGTTACAGACAGTCGCGCCCCTCCCCTTCCATCCCAAGTGCGCACGCGCGCTCTCCCACCCGCCTCCCCGCCCCCTTTGCCAGGCTCGTCCGCGCAGGCGCGCCTCGTGCTGCGGAGGCACGCAGTGCGCACGTCCACCGGTTGCTATGGTCACACGGAGCGTCCCTCCGGCGGCGCGCGGCGGCCTGGGTGAGCATCCCCCTCCCCCGCTGGGCTCGAGTCCGGGCAGGGCGGGAGGGTTTGGGGGCCGCATCCGTGCTGACCGACCTCAGGCTGG
This window contains:
- the LOC122745939 gene encoding pre-B lymphocyte protein 3-like: MNPHLLVLLLANAAATLLANPHPGPTQPDALLVFPGQTARLLCALKPEFAIRDHGVSWFQQHPGGAPQFLLHFYSKEEQDRAPGLPPRFSASKDEAQNACLLTISPVQPEDDADYFCSVAYGF